In Thauera sedimentorum, a single genomic region encodes these proteins:
- the trkA gene encoding Trk system potassium transporter TrkA: MKIIILGAGQVGASVAENLVSEANDITLVDTSADYLAALRDRLEVRTVCGNAASPSVLREAGADDADLLIAVTQSDQTNLCACRIAKAIFNLPTRIARLRSTDFVDYPELLDNNNFAVDFSICPEQIVTDYIKRLIAFPEALQVLDFAEGVVSLIGVKAFEGGPLVGHPLKNLRFHLPNVEVRIAAIYRNGEPIIPEGDTVIVPGDEVFCLAATVHIRQVMRELRRTDKPMRRVMIAGGGNIGYRLARSIESDYHVKILEVDKRRAEALATQLSSALVLRGDATDEKLLENEGIDEMDLFVALTNDEEDNIMAASLAKRMGARRTLALINRKSYVDLVQGGPIDIAISPAHTSIGSLLAHVRRGDVVAVHSLRRGAAEALEIIAHGTPKDSKVVGRQIEEIPLPKGASIGAIVRDEKRIDGKVLRRMVIIPHHDTVIEPEDHVIVFCTHKKLVRKVEKLFQVGFTFL; encoded by the coding sequence GTGAAGATCATCATCCTCGGTGCCGGCCAGGTCGGCGCCTCGGTTGCCGAGAACCTCGTCTCCGAAGCCAACGACATCACCCTGGTCGACACCAGCGCGGACTACCTTGCCGCGCTGCGTGACCGGCTGGAAGTGCGCACCGTGTGCGGCAACGCCGCATCGCCCTCGGTACTGCGCGAGGCGGGCGCGGACGACGCCGACCTGCTGATCGCGGTCACCCAGTCCGACCAGACCAACCTGTGCGCCTGTCGCATCGCCAAGGCGATCTTCAACCTGCCCACCCGCATCGCCCGGCTGCGTTCGACCGACTTCGTCGACTACCCGGAGCTGCTCGACAACAACAACTTCGCGGTCGATTTCTCCATCTGCCCGGAGCAGATCGTCACCGACTACATCAAGCGCCTGATCGCCTTTCCCGAGGCGCTGCAGGTGCTCGACTTCGCCGAAGGCGTGGTCAGCCTGATCGGCGTGAAGGCCTTCGAGGGCGGGCCGCTGGTCGGCCACCCGCTGAAGAACCTGCGCTTCCACCTGCCCAACGTCGAGGTGCGCATTGCCGCCATCTACCGCAACGGCGAACCGATCATCCCCGAGGGCGACACGGTCATCGTGCCCGGCGACGAGGTGTTCTGCCTGGCGGCCACGGTGCACATCCGCCAGGTGATGCGCGAACTGCGCCGTACCGACAAGCCGATGCGCAGGGTGATGATCGCCGGCGGCGGCAACATCGGCTACCGCCTGGCACGCAGCATCGAGTCCGACTACCACGTGAAGATCCTCGAGGTGGACAAGCGCCGCGCCGAGGCTCTCGCCACCCAGCTGTCCAGCGCGCTGGTGCTGCGCGGCGATGCCACCGACGAGAAGCTGCTGGAGAACGAGGGCATCGACGAGATGGACCTCTTCGTCGCGCTCACCAACGACGAGGAGGACAACATCATGGCCGCCTCGCTCGCCAAGCGCATGGGCGCGCGGCGCACGCTGGCGCTGATCAACCGCAAGAGCTACGTGGACCTGGTGCAGGGCGGGCCGATCGACATCGCCATCTCGCCGGCGCATACCTCCATCGGCTCGCTGCTCGCCCACGTGCGGCGCGGCGACGTGGTGGCGGTGCACAGCCTGCGCCGTGGCGCGGCCGAGGCGCTGGAGATCATCGCCCACGGCACGCCCAAGGACTCCAAGGTGGTGGGCCGCCAGATCGAGGAGATCCCCCTGCCCAAGGGCGCGAGCATCGGTGCCATCGTGCGCGACGAGAAGCGCATCGACGGCAAGGTGCTGCGCCGCATGGTGATCATTCCGCACCACGACACGGTGATCGAGCCGGAGGATCACGTGATCGTGTTCTGCACCCACAAGAAGCTGGTGCGCAAGGTCGAGAAGCTGTTCCAGGTCGGCTTTACCTTCCTGTAA
- a CDS encoding sigma-54-dependent transcriptional regulator encodes MANILIVDDEMGIRELLSEILSDEGHDVVLAANAAAARAARNAARPDLVLLDIWMPDTDGITLLKEWAANGQLSMPVVMMSGHGTIDTAVEATRIGAIDYLEKPIALQKLLAAVKRGLQRPATPGTPAALSLAAFTRSVPLRELRRRIEQIGENSRVLLLKVGAGSIAELAARSVFSANAHWIDLSQLHNPIDIAQLQAAHGGVVFAGELARLSRPQQKNLAFILERLDRYDLRMVVATDHSTEGLQRLGWDEGLLARLFEVSLVPPSLADIRDDVPELAAQILLHLVEAGEVPRHHFSTGALNALRTHPWPGGYAELRGAVKSIALGTLEEEIALADVRRIIGQPNDSAAFALPLDQPLREAREAFERMYFEHHLRLEGGNMTRLAEKSGLERTHLYRKLKQLGLQAGRRSEEA; translated from the coding sequence ATGGCGAACATACTGATTGTTGACGATGAGATGGGCATCCGCGAGCTGCTCTCGGAGATCCTGAGCGACGAAGGACATGACGTGGTGCTGGCCGCCAACGCCGCCGCGGCGCGTGCCGCGCGCAACGCCGCGCGTCCGGACCTGGTGCTGCTCGACATCTGGATGCCCGATACCGATGGCATCACCCTGCTCAAGGAATGGGCCGCCAACGGCCAGCTCAGCATGCCGGTGGTGATGATGTCCGGCCACGGCACCATAGACACCGCGGTGGAAGCCACCCGCATCGGCGCCATCGACTACCTTGAGAAGCCGATCGCCCTGCAGAAGCTGCTCGCCGCGGTCAAGCGCGGCCTGCAGCGCCCGGCCACCCCGGGCACGCCGGCGGCACTCTCCCTGGCGGCCTTCACCCGCTCGGTGCCGCTGCGCGAACTGCGCCGCCGCATCGAGCAGATCGGCGAGAACTCGCGCGTGCTGCTGCTCAAGGTCGGCGCCGGCAGCATCGCGGAGCTGGCCGCGCGCAGCGTGTTCTCGGCCAACGCGCACTGGATCGACCTGTCCCAGCTCCACAACCCGATCGACATCGCCCAGCTGCAGGCGGCGCACGGCGGGGTGGTGTTCGCCGGTGAGCTGGCGCGCCTGTCCCGGCCGCAACAGAAGAACCTCGCCTTCATCCTCGAGCGCCTCGATCGCTACGACCTGCGCATGGTGGTGGCGACCGACCACAGCACCGAGGGCCTGCAGCGCCTGGGCTGGGACGAGGGCCTGCTCGCACGCCTGTTCGAGGTCAGCCTGGTGCCGCCGTCGCTCGCCGACATCCGCGACGACGTGCCCGAGCTGGCCGCGCAGATCCTGCTGCACCTGGTCGAGGCCGGGGAGGTGCCGCGCCACCATTTTTCCACCGGTGCGCTCAACGCGCTGCGCACCCATCCATGGCCGGGTGGCTACGCGGAACTGCGGGGCGCGGTGAAATCGATTGCGCTCGGTACGCTGGAAGAGGAGATCGCGCTGGCCGACGTACGTCGCATCATCGGCCAGCCGAACGATTCCGCCGCTTTCGCCCTGCCGCTCGACCAGCCGCTGCGCGAGGCCCGCGAGGCCTTCGAGCGCATGTACTTCGAGCATCACCTGCGCCTGGAGGGGGGCAACATGACCCGCCTGGCCGAAAAGAGCGGCCTGGAGCGCACCCACCTGTACCGCAAGCTCAAGCAGCTCGGCCTGCAGGCCGGCCGGCGCAGCGAAGAGGCGTGA
- a CDS encoding sensor histidine kinase: protein MKRVALIVAAAVAGISLFLLASASANTELFAGAYPYLLGLNGVVAVALVGLVAVQLRGLWREYKGRQFGSRLKYRLMLMFALMALLPGVVVYAVSLQFVVRSIESWFDVRVDSALEGGIALGQNALDYLVSQVGDKATDMALDLDGLPVSPARLNRLRETAGVAAATVVSSSGQLLATVSDGRGSLIPDLPAATHLRQARQFRKFSLVDSRPDGSLLIRVVVPLPARSLTEEPPFLMLSQPVPESFALHVDAVQEAYRDYQQLTLGRQGLTRIYTLTLTLSLLLALLAAVAVAFVLARRLAAPLLILAEGTEAVAQGDYSPRRALPARDELGVLTQSFNQMTRQLDDARAAAERNRAAVESARAYLESVLANLSTGVLAFAEDGTLRAANRGAMDILADPLDGFEDIALADWPHHTAFRDALLEGFARNEGDWHRELELENADRGPQTLLIHGARLPASSGGGSVVVFDDISNLIAAQRTAAWAEVARRLAHEIKNPLTPIQLSAERLMHKLHDRLDADGQDMLERATRTIVNQVEAMKKLVNAFRDYARLPAPQLGPLDLNALIEEVLNLYESTPLRIRTELARDLPPVLGDPTQVRQIIHNVLQNAEDALAGEEDGELLILTRRDGDRAQLLVRDNGPGFPAEILARAFEPYFTTKSRGTGLGLAMVKKIADEHGGDVRLANREQGGAEVRIRLRLAGAQH, encoded by the coding sequence ATGAAACGTGTCGCCCTCATCGTTGCCGCTGCCGTCGCCGGCATCTCGCTGTTCCTGCTGGCCTCGGCCAGCGCCAACACCGAGCTCTTCGCCGGCGCCTATCCCTACCTGCTCGGCCTCAACGGCGTGGTGGCGGTGGCGCTGGTCGGCCTGGTCGCCGTCCAGCTGCGCGGCCTGTGGCGCGAGTACAAGGGCCGCCAGTTCGGTTCGCGGCTCAAGTACCGCCTGATGCTGATGTTCGCCCTGATGGCCTTGCTGCCGGGGGTGGTGGTCTATGCGGTGTCGCTGCAGTTCGTGGTGCGCAGCATCGAATCCTGGTTCGACGTGCGGGTCGATTCCGCGCTGGAGGGCGGCATCGCGCTTGGCCAGAATGCGCTCGACTACCTGGTGAGCCAGGTGGGCGACAAGGCCACCGACATGGCGCTGGACCTCGATGGCCTGCCGGTGAGTCCGGCCCGCCTGAACCGGTTGCGCGAGACTGCCGGCGTGGCCGCCGCCACCGTGGTATCGTCCAGCGGCCAGCTGCTCGCCACGGTGTCCGATGGCAGGGGCAGCCTGATCCCCGACCTGCCGGCCGCGACCCATCTGCGCCAGGCCCGCCAGTTCCGCAAGTTCAGCCTGGTCGACAGCCGGCCGGACGGCAGCCTGCTGATCCGCGTGGTGGTGCCCCTGCCGGCACGTTCGCTGACCGAGGAGCCGCCCTTCCTGATGCTCAGCCAGCCGGTACCCGAGTCCTTCGCGCTGCATGTGGATGCGGTGCAGGAAGCCTACCGCGACTACCAGCAGCTCACCCTCGGGCGCCAGGGGCTGACCCGCATCTACACGCTCACCCTCACCCTGTCGCTCCTGCTTGCCCTGCTCGCCGCGGTGGCGGTGGCCTTCGTGCTCGCCCGCCGCCTTGCCGCACCCTTGCTGATCCTCGCCGAAGGCACCGAGGCGGTGGCGCAGGGCGACTACTCGCCGCGCCGCGCACTGCCGGCGCGCGACGAGCTGGGCGTGCTCACCCAGTCCTTCAACCAGATGACCCGCCAGCTCGACGACGCCCGCGCGGCGGCCGAGCGCAACCGTGCCGCGGTAGAGTCGGCCCGCGCCTACCTGGAAAGCGTGCTGGCCAATCTGTCGACCGGTGTGCTGGCCTTCGCCGAGGACGGCACGCTGCGGGCTGCCAACCGTGGCGCGATGGACATCCTCGCCGATCCGCTGGACGGCTTCGAGGACATCGCGCTGGCCGACTGGCCCCATCACACGGCTTTTCGCGACGCTCTGCTCGAAGGCTTTGCCCGCAACGAGGGCGACTGGCACCGCGAGCTCGAACTGGAGAACGCCGACCGTGGCCCCCAGACCCTGCTGATCCACGGCGCGCGCCTGCCGGCCAGCTCCGGGGGCGGCTCGGTGGTGGTGTTCGACGACATCTCCAACCTGATCGCTGCCCAGCGCACCGCCGCCTGGGCCGAGGTGGCGCGTCGCCTGGCCCACGAGATCAAGAATCCGCTGACGCCGATCCAGCTTTCCGCCGAGCGCCTGATGCACAAGCTGCACGACCGGCTCGACGCGGACGGGCAGGACATGCTGGAGCGCGCCACGCGCACCATCGTCAATCAGGTCGAGGCGATGAAGAAGCTGGTCAACGCCTTCCGCGACTACGCCCGCCTGCCCGCGCCGCAGCTCGGCCCGCTGGACCTCAATGCGTTGATCGAGGAGGTACTGAATCTCTACGAAAGCACGCCGCTGCGCATCCGCACCGAACTTGCGCGCGACCTGCCGCCGGTGCTCGGCGACCCCACCCAGGTGCGCCAGATCATCCACAATGTGCTGCAGAATGCCGAGGACGCGCTGGCCGGCGAAGAGGACGGCGAGCTGCTGATCCTCACCCGGCGCGATGGCGACCGCGCGCAGCTGCTGGTGCGCGACAACGGCCCGGGCTTCCCGGCCGAGATCCTCGCGCGCGCCTTCGAACCCTATTTCACCACCAAGTCGCGCGGCACCGGGCTGGGGCTGGCGATGGTGAAGAAGATCGCCGACGAACACGGCGGCGACGTACGTCTGGCCAACCGCGAACAGGGCGGGGCGGAAGTCCGCATCCGCCTGCGGCTTGCAGGCGCGCAACACTGA
- a CDS encoding DUF4390 domain-containing protein, translated as MTVSTTPCCASRPERLIRRLLLVLLWLPAVLLADHALLRQADITLREEGYVVNADIDFALNPRLTDAVNRGVSLYFVTEFLVERPRWYWFDEVVIERRLNYRISYHAITRSYRLSLGSFHQSFDTLDGAVRTMQRVRNWQVAERSALADGESYEASLRFRLDTAQLPKPFQVTAIGSRDWNLSTEWMNWTFLAGMPLSR; from the coding sequence ATGACGGTTTCTACTACGCCCTGTTGCGCAAGCAGGCCTGAGCGCTTGATCAGGCGCCTGCTCCTTGTCCTGCTTTGGTTGCCGGCGGTGCTGCTGGCCGACCACGCCTTGCTGCGCCAGGCCGACATCACGCTGCGGGAAGAGGGCTATGTGGTCAATGCCGACATCGACTTCGCCCTCAACCCCCGGCTCACCGACGCGGTCAATCGCGGCGTATCGCTCTACTTCGTCACCGAGTTCCTGGTCGAGCGCCCCCGCTGGTACTGGTTCGACGAGGTGGTGATCGAGCGCCGTCTCAACTACCGCATCTCCTACCACGCGATCACCCGCAGCTATCGTCTGTCGCTGGGCAGCTTCCACCAGAGCTTCGACACCCTGGACGGCGCGGTGCGCACCATGCAGCGCGTGCGCAACTGGCAGGTGGCGGAGCGCTCCGCGCTCGCCGATGGCGAGTCCTACGAGGCGTCGCTGCGCTTCCGCCTCGACACCGCCCAGCTGCCCAAGCCCTTCCAGGTCACGGCCATCGGCAGCCGCGACTGGAACCTGTCCACCGAGTGGATGAACTGGACGTTTCTAGCAGGAATGCCGCTGTCCCGATGA
- the rsmB gene encoding 16S rRNA (cytosine(967)-C(5))-methyltransferase RsmB → MQAVRDGANLTDTWEALQRAHPQWPDGTRGAVRDLAWGTLRDYGRAEPILGRLLQKPLPDPYQALLMVAIHRLESRPEQSHTIVDQAVEAVAATAPGLRGVVNGVLRNLVRQADQAARWREADPVARHRHPDWWIARLRASWPGEWESALEAGNQHPPMALRVNPRRATATQVLEGFAAAGIDARALDNGALLLARPRAVAQLPGFAEGRFSVQDAGAQWAGRWLGAQAGERVLDACAAPGGKAAQILELADVALTALELDPRRARRIEENFERLGLRGEIRVGDARRTAGWWDGRPFDRILADVPCSASGVARRHPDIKWLRRREDIPRFAAQQAEILDALWHTLAPGGTMLYVTCSVFDEENRGQIARFCTRHADALRLPLDGRLEQQLLPTAEHDGFYYALLRKQA, encoded by the coding sequence GTGCAGGCCGTGCGCGACGGCGCCAATCTCACCGACACCTGGGAAGCGCTGCAGCGTGCGCACCCGCAATGGCCCGACGGCACCCGCGGCGCAGTGCGCGATCTCGCCTGGGGCACCCTGCGCGACTACGGGCGGGCCGAACCGATACTCGGGCGTCTGCTGCAGAAGCCCCTGCCTGACCCTTACCAGGCCCTGCTCATGGTGGCGATCCACCGGTTGGAAAGCCGGCCCGAGCAGTCGCATACCATCGTCGATCAGGCGGTCGAGGCGGTGGCCGCCACCGCACCGGGGCTGCGCGGCGTGGTCAACGGCGTCCTGCGCAACCTTGTCCGCCAGGCCGACCAGGCCGCCCGCTGGCGCGAGGCCGACCCGGTGGCGCGCCACCGCCATCCCGACTGGTGGATCGCCCGCCTGCGCGCGAGCTGGCCGGGGGAGTGGGAGTCGGCGCTCGAGGCAGGTAACCAGCATCCGCCGATGGCCTTGCGGGTCAATCCGCGCCGCGCTACCGCCACCCAGGTGCTGGAAGGGTTCGCCGCAGCCGGCATCGACGCGCGTGCGCTCGACAATGGTGCGCTGCTGCTGGCGCGCCCGCGCGCGGTGGCCCAGCTGCCGGGTTTCGCCGAAGGGCGCTTCTCGGTGCAGGATGCCGGCGCCCAGTGGGCCGGGCGCTGGCTCGGTGCACAGGCGGGCGAACGGGTGCTCGACGCCTGTGCCGCCCCGGGCGGCAAGGCAGCGCAGATTCTCGAGCTGGCGGACGTTGCCCTGACCGCGCTGGAGCTCGATCCGCGCCGGGCGCGCCGCATCGAGGAGAACTTCGAGCGCCTGGGCCTGCGCGGCGAGATCAGGGTGGGTGATGCCCGCCGCACCGCCGGCTGGTGGGACGGTCGCCCCTTCGACCGCATACTCGCCGACGTGCCGTGCTCGGCCTCGGGCGTCGCCCGCCGCCATCCGGACATCAAGTGGCTGCGCCGCCGCGAGGACATCCCGCGCTTCGCCGCCCAGCAGGCCGAGATCCTCGATGCGCTTTGGCATACCCTGGCGCCCGGTGGCACAATGCTCTACGTGACCTGTTCGGTGTTCGACGAGGAGAATCGCGGCCAGATCGCGCGCTTCTGCACCCGCCACGCCGACGCCCTCCGCCTGCCGCTCGACGGTCGGCTGGAGCAACAGCTGCTGCCCACCGCCGAGCATGACGGTTTCTACTACGCCCTGTTGCGCAAGCAGGCCTGA
- the speE gene encoding polyamine aminopropyltransferase produces the protein MSGQNHPAAEDLLLEWLNDDAGFFYRRGTLLEEGASPYQQYEVWDTPQFGKLFRLDDCFMTSERDEFYYHENLIHVPAITHTAPRSALIIGGGDGGSAEELFKHPGMDRVVLVELDAKVIDIARQHLQAVHHGSLDDPRLEVRIEDGLRYVREVAPAAGERFDLIVLDLTDPVGPAEELYSRQFFAECKALLNEGGAITLHIGAPVFQPERVRELVGRLRDCFARVSPYFLYIPLYGSLWGMACASDTLDPKALSADEVERRIAARQIGRLQHYNGAIHCAQFALPNHLRRLLA, from the coding sequence ATGAGCGGGCAGAATCATCCGGCGGCCGAGGACTTGCTGCTCGAGTGGCTCAACGACGACGCCGGCTTCTTCTACCGGCGGGGCACGCTGCTGGAGGAGGGTGCCTCGCCCTATCAGCAGTACGAGGTCTGGGACACTCCCCAGTTCGGCAAGCTCTTCCGTCTGGACGACTGCTTCATGACCTCCGAGCGTGACGAGTTCTACTATCACGAGAACCTCATCCACGTTCCGGCGATCACGCACACCGCCCCGCGCTCGGCGCTGATCATCGGTGGCGGAGATGGCGGCTCCGCCGAGGAGTTGTTCAAGCACCCGGGGATGGACCGTGTGGTCCTGGTCGAACTCGACGCCAAGGTGATCGACATCGCGCGCCAGCATCTGCAGGCGGTGCATCACGGTTCGCTGGACGATCCGCGCCTGGAAGTCCGTATCGAGGACGGCTTGCGCTACGTGCGCGAGGTGGCGCCTGCGGCCGGTGAGCGCTTCGATCTGATCGTGCTCGATCTCACCGATCCGGTCGGGCCTGCCGAGGAGTTGTACTCGCGACAGTTCTTCGCCGAATGCAAGGCGCTGCTGAATGAAGGAGGGGCGATCACGCTGCATATCGGCGCACCGGTCTTCCAGCCCGAGCGCGTGCGTGAGCTGGTCGGCCGTCTGCGTGACTGCTTCGCCCGCGTGTCGCCGTATTTTCTCTACATTCCGCTGTACGGCAGCCTGTGGGGCATGGCCTGCGCGTCCGACACGCTGGACCCGAAAGCGCTGAGCGCCGACGAGGTTGAGCGGCGCATCGCCGCCCGCCAGATCGGCCGCCTTCAGCACTACAATGGCGCCATCCACTGCGCACAGTTCGCGCTGCCCAACCATCTGCGCCGCCTGCTCGCCTGA
- the speD gene encoding adenosylmethionine decarboxylase: MNGLHLIADLYRCQCPPDLLTDRAVLETLCVEGCRDAGLTPLGAYFYQFLHDDGQHAGVTGTVVLAESHLAIHTWPESGDVTLDVYVCNFSRDNSGRAREVFEHVIRTLKPRDSVCHDVVRGKIGAEV; this comes from the coding sequence ATGAACGGACTCCACCTGATCGCGGACCTGTACCGCTGTCAATGTCCGCCCGACCTGCTAACGGATCGGGCGGTACTCGAAACACTCTGCGTCGAAGGCTGCCGCGACGCCGGCCTCACCCCGCTGGGTGCCTACTTCTACCAGTTCCTGCACGATGACGGACAGCACGCCGGTGTGACCGGTACGGTGGTCCTCGCCGAATCCCATTTGGCCATCCATACCTGGCCGGAAAGCGGTGACGTGACCCTGGACGTGTACGTGTGCAACTTCTCGCGTGATAACAGCGGGCGGGCGCGCGAAGTCTTCGAACACGTCATCCGTACCCTCAAGCCGCGCGATTCGGTGTGCCATGACGTGGTGCGCGGAAAGATTGGCGCCGAGGTCTGA
- a CDS encoding TSUP family transporter → MDFEFIALALGLAAFFAGFVDAVVGGGGLIQIPALFAAFPQTAPASLFATNKVASIVGTTSAAVQYSRRVRIPWAVAGPGALAALVGSWYGAKAVAFLPPTLLRPLILVLLVGVAVYTFIKKDLGLHSREHVAPGRAALVAGAIGLTIGFYDGFFGPGTGSFFIFLLIHFLGMDFLRASVTAKILNVATNLAAIGYFSANVEVMWKLGLLMAACNLAGAMTGSRMALRHGTTFVRGMFLFVVSTLIAKLAYDLIVSGW, encoded by the coding sequence ATGGATTTCGAGTTCATCGCGCTCGCGCTGGGACTGGCGGCCTTCTTTGCCGGATTCGTCGATGCGGTGGTCGGTGGCGGCGGCTTGATCCAGATTCCCGCCTTGTTTGCGGCGTTTCCGCAGACCGCACCGGCGAGCCTGTTCGCCACCAACAAGGTAGCGAGTATCGTCGGCACCACTAGTGCTGCCGTCCAGTACAGTCGCCGGGTACGCATCCCATGGGCGGTAGCTGGCCCCGGAGCGCTCGCCGCTCTGGTCGGGTCTTGGTACGGCGCCAAGGCGGTGGCATTCCTCCCGCCTACGCTTCTGCGTCCGCTCATCCTCGTCCTGCTGGTAGGGGTCGCGGTGTACACCTTCATCAAAAAGGACCTGGGCCTGCATTCCCGCGAGCACGTCGCGCCGGGCCGAGCGGCTCTCGTGGCCGGTGCGATCGGGCTCACCATCGGTTTCTACGATGGCTTCTTCGGTCCGGGCACCGGGAGCTTCTTCATCTTCCTGCTGATCCATTTCCTGGGGATGGATTTCCTGCGCGCCTCGGTGACCGCAAAGATCCTCAACGTTGCCACCAACCTCGCCGCCATCGGTTATTTTTCTGCCAACGTGGAAGTGATGTGGAAGCTGGGTCTGTTGATGGCGGCGTGCAATCTCGCAGGCGCGATGACGGGGTCGCGCATGGCCCTGCGCCACGGAACGACGTTCGTGCGGGGGATGTTCCTCTTCGTGGTCAGTACGCTGATCGCCAAGTTGGCCTACGACCTGATCGTCAGCGGGTGGTAG
- the mnmE gene encoding tRNA uridine-5-carboxymethylaminomethyl(34) synthesis GTPase MnmE, which yields MQNPAARPRDTIAAIATAPGRGGIGVVRVSGSALLPFARALCGREPAPRVATFARFRDADGGAIDEGLVLYFPAPGSFTGEDVIELQGHGGPVVMQMLLARCVELGARLAEPGEFTKRAFLNGKLDLAQAEGVADLIEASTTAAARSALRSLSGAFSSEVTRIRDALIDLRMLVEATLDFPEEELDFLERADAFGRLAAVRRSLESLLDRARQGALLRSGLNVVLVGPPNVGKSSLLNRLAGEERAIVTDIAGTTRDALRETIQIEGIPLHIIDTAGLRETSDEVERIGIARTWREIERADVIVRLQDAGAAADSADTAAIDAALPGQVERIVVRNKIDLLGQAPGRIEADGMVTLQLSARTGDGIDLLRAELLRVAGWHAHGEDLVLARERHLAALRGALEHLAQAAQRVHALELFAEELRLAQDRVSEITGEFTADDLLGVIFSRFCIGK from the coding sequence GTGCAAAACCCGGCAGCAAGGCCGCGTGACACGATAGCGGCCATCGCCACCGCGCCGGGCCGGGGAGGCATCGGCGTGGTGCGCGTTTCCGGCAGCGCCCTGCTGCCGTTTGCCCGTGCGCTGTGCGGGCGTGAGCCAGCCCCGCGGGTCGCCACCTTTGCACGCTTTCGCGATGCGGATGGGGGGGCCATCGACGAGGGGCTGGTGCTCTATTTTCCCGCACCCGGTTCCTTTACCGGAGAGGACGTGATCGAGCTGCAGGGCCATGGCGGCCCGGTGGTCATGCAGATGCTGCTCGCGCGTTGCGTCGAGCTTGGGGCGCGGCTGGCAGAGCCGGGCGAGTTCACCAAGCGGGCCTTCCTCAACGGCAAGCTCGATCTTGCGCAGGCCGAAGGCGTGGCCGATCTGATCGAGGCGTCGACCACGGCTGCAGCGCGCTCCGCCCTGCGTTCCCTGTCGGGCGCGTTTTCGTCCGAGGTCACCCGGATTCGCGATGCCTTGATCGACCTGCGCATGCTGGTCGAGGCGACGCTGGATTTCCCTGAGGAGGAACTCGACTTCCTTGAGCGCGCCGACGCTTTCGGCCGCCTCGCCGCAGTGCGACGCAGTCTCGAATCCTTGCTCGATCGCGCCCGCCAGGGCGCATTGCTGCGAAGTGGTCTGAACGTGGTGCTGGTGGGGCCGCCGAACGTCGGCAAGTCCAGCCTGCTCAACCGTCTGGCCGGCGAGGAGCGCGCCATCGTCACCGACATCGCCGGCACGACCCGGGATGCGCTGCGGGAGACGATACAGATCGAAGGTATTCCGCTGCACATCATCGATACTGCGGGCCTGCGCGAGACCAGCGACGAGGTCGAGCGCATCGGTATCGCGCGGACCTGGCGCGAGATCGAGCGGGCCGATGTGATCGTTCGATTGCAGGATGCGGGCGCCGCGGCTGATTCGGCGGACACTGCGGCGATCGACGCCGCGCTTCCCGGGCAGGTCGAACGCATCGTGGTCCGCAACAAGATCGATCTCCTTGGCCAGGCGCCTGGGCGTATCGAGGCGGACGGGATGGTCACGCTGCAGTTGTCGGCGCGCACCGGCGATGGGATAGACCTCTTGCGTGCCGAGCTGCTGCGGGTGGCGGGCTGGCACGCGCATGGCGAGGATCTCGTGCTTGCACGGGAGCGCCATCTTGCTGCCCTGCGCGGGGCGCTGGAGCATTTGGCGCAGGCGGCGCAGCGCGTTCATGCGCTGGAGCTGTTCGCCGAGGAACTGCGGCTGGCGCAGGACAGGGTGAGCGAGATCACCGGGGAGTTCACCGCCGATGATCTGCTTGGGGTCATCTTCTCGCGCTTCTGCATAGGCAAGTGA